The DNA region TTGAATTACTTCTTACCAATACAAAATCAAATTATCGGTATTGCTAGTTttcaaaatttggaaaaaaaaataaaaaattgttcaCGAAAATCCAAAAGCAAAAAGAATTTATTCAATGCAATAAGTTTCTTGAAACACTAGCATGACattattttcattcccatttAATTGTAAATAAAGATTTCTTATGTTTGTGCTATGATTTTTGACAAATACAACCTTTTATTTGAAAAGAGGTTGACAATAAAATATTTGAAGCAGAACAATAACTAGCTAGTTGTTCTTTATCAAAACTCCTTAAGGAATAAAAGTGAAGGAGAGAAGGTTAATTGAACAAAATTTACCTTAATTAGAAGTGTGAACTCGACACTCTCAAGGAAGAAAAGTGAAGGAGAGAATGTCAATTGAGATAAAATTTAACTGTATATAACTATTTGAGCATAACAAGCTACTTATGACTAACAAATGTAACAAAAATATATCTATATAAGGTCCCCAATTTAAAAAGAGTCCTCCCTCTTCAACTTCTCTTTTTAATCAGAACTTCATTACACCAGTGCTTGTGAGACATTTCATGGTCATTAGCACATGAAGAAACTTGTTGAAAAATGTAAAGGTGATCGCACCTGAGCTGCTCAGCGCTTGATGGAAGAAGCCAAGGCTAGGGAAGAAGACCCCAAGAGTGGGGCATGGGGCATTGTCGAAAAATTGAGAGCCCAAGTCCAAAAATTGAAAGCAGACCCTAATGCAACTATTTTGGTGACCATTTGCCATTAGAATTTtgtatttcctttttattttgctTTCTGAAATTTCTTGAGGCCCAACATatgcaataattttttttattaatgttTCCAGATCATTTTTTTGGTTAATCGGATACTTCTTAACATACTAGCTAAGGCATTTGTACCAATTACTTGTCTCGGGTTAACACCCGTTAGGATCATTACAAAAACCTACAAGTAGTGCCTATTAGATCAGCAAAATAAGTACCATAcgaaagtgggggggggggggggggggcgagggAGGCAAGAGTTTGGATTGTTGCCTTCCTCCCTCTTTTGCCAGCAGGTTCGCCACCTTATTTTGTTCCTCATAGTTATGATGTAGTACTGTATTTCCCAGCTCCATGATTAAGGACCTGCATTCAGAGATAATATGATTATAAGGCAGGTGTTCATTTTTTAGCATAGTTATTACCTATATTGAGTCAGTGCTGATCTCGATTGGTTTTAAATTATGCTCCACAGCTAGTCGAAGTCCCTGCATAAGAATGGTTAGTTCAGCAAGATTATTTGTAGTGTGGGGTAATCCTTTCATGAACCCAATTACCCACCGACCATGGCAATCTCTTATAACCCCTCCAATTCCTTCCCTCCCAAGATTTCCAAAGCATGAGTCATCAGTGTTTGAGCTTATATTGGTTGGGTTCCGGGGGTTCCCATTTGATGGATATTCTAATTCTAGTCCTGACTGTGGGACTGGGGGTGAATACTAGGGAGAGTTTGATGGCTTGGCTATATACGCGAGTAAAGGAGGGGTGATCATGTTTGTTGTTGAAAAGATCATGGTTTCTATTCAGCCAAATGCCCCAGAATAATAATGGGAGTAGATTTTCCCAGCTGATAAGATGGTCAAAATCATGTTTTCTAAGTCTGCTCCAGCTATTAATCAGGTTGAAAATATTACTGGAGGTGGTGGTGGTAGAAGCATTTGTGGTATTATGTTGGAAAACATTGTGCCAGAATTGTTTGCTAATACCACATTCAAAGAAGATGTGATTTTGGGTAAAACTGAGGCAACAACACTGTTTTCAGATCCTGACTATTAGTAGTAGTTATATCTTGGGTAAAATTTAAAAATGATTCTTGTTTCTTTTTAAATATGTTTGAAAACTCTTATATTAAAGCTAATATGAATTCTCAATGTAAGTCTAACGTGTGTGGTTTTATATCACCATTCTGGGTATACCTCTTCTGTAGTACATAATGTTTAGCCTTTTTTTGACGGTGGAAAAGATTACTATCAACTCGGCCAGTTGTGATATCAACCTTATAAAGTGCTATGCAGTATTCTTCTTTAGATATTTTcaactttttcttttcctttattttaatCTTTAGTTTTCGGCAGTTGTTTGTAGGAGGGAAGTTTAGGTGTTTAATTAGGTTAGTAGTGTTCCTTCTGATAGCTATGTAATAATCTTTTCTTAATTGACTTTGAAATTTACCAATCATGAAATGTGCTCTTATCAGTTTTAACCTGGTATTTAGCATATGGTTGTTCCCCTTGGCATATGAatgattcttttttctttttaaatatatTTGAAAACTCTAATATTAAAGCAAATATGAATGCTCATATCACAGTTGAACTTAAGAAAAATGAATTACATGGAACTTTGGTGCACAattcaataaaagttatgaacaAATTGTCAAGAAATTCCCAATGAGAAGTATACTTTTCAGAAAAGCAACTAAACATTTGGTCAATAAAGTTAATAGGGAACATTTTTAACGGAGTGAATAGATAATTAGAGTAACAGATTTACATTTAATTTATCACCCATTAGTTGCTCTAATCAATTAAGACTGAAACAATAAGAGGGATGTATTTTAATTACCAGTGCAATCTTTACAAAACTAGGACAACTATCAAGTCAGCCCTTCACCCGAATGAAACTAGAAAGCAAAAAAACTACTCTTAGTAAGCTAATTACAAAGAGCTCACAAACCCACCGAACCAGCTCACTTGAAAAACACATGGTGGGAAACAGATTCCCATTGAAACGCTGAGAAATTTTATAATTTTTCCGTGtaaaaacactactatttaggttTTTTCCTACTGACACTCAGTGAGAATATCTACTGAACATTTTTCAgtgaaaaaaaagtgattttttagtagtgtctaCCTCTTCCTGCTTCAGAGATCCATTGTGCCTCATTCTTCCATGACATATTAGTCCTTCTACTCCTTGGCCAAAGTAAAATGCTCTGCCACAACTCCTTAAAGAAACTGCAGTCAAACAAAATATGCTGATTCTGGGAAATTTTTGCATAGCACGCATAGCCCATCAATCCTCATACCCCACTTTCAGAGAATATACTGAGTCCTTAGTTTACCATGAAGTGCCACCCAAAGACAATATTTGTTGACCTTGGAGTTTTGCCCATGGGGCAAGCGGTGTCAAATGTTCAAGATCACCCAACTTCAAGACCATTCCGGTAAATCACCCGGCCCAATCTTTACAAACTTAGCTGGCCGAATTCACTTTTTACTTTTTCTAGCCGCGTGCATAAATTATACTCCAGCTATACACGTTTATgcatatattatacatccacCGATTATTTAAGCGGTTGTGCAGGCGGTTATTTAGGTTAATTCTTCTAATTTTTCTTGTAAAAATAACGGGGGATGTTCAATGTTTGGATATGTTTTAAAATTTAGCCACCTATTGCAACGTAATTGGAAAAAGAAGAAGTTAATTTGTAGCGTGAAactaaaatttggaaaaagtttcACTGGCTAAAATACTGAAAATTGAAATTAAAGCTCTCACATGTGAAACTTCAGTACAATGGTTTGGCTTTTAATAGACCAGACTAGCAAGCAAAGTATTGATACCATGGTAAAGGTGTTTGATAGGTTTTTTTTACCAGCATTCCAAAACTTGAAAAACGAGAGGCAAATTTGTTATCTACAGAATTCTTTCGGTTCGGATTGTACTTTACATCATATGTGTTTGtgttctttatttttttctaCTAATATTGTTGTTTTCTAGGACAACAATAAAATAATAGATTATTTATTTTAACATTTTTGTTCAATCATGGTCACGTCAACTTATCCTATAATTAGCAAGGGTTCCATTTTCACTGGGGAAGTGTTACTTATGTTTTATGATTCCGTATCCAAAATTAGTTGATTCACTAAATTTAAAGTTGCGTCAAATACCATTAAGGGGAATAAAGCACCAGTCACCAAAAATTTCTCTATTTTTAAAACTTGAACTATCAATTGATATAAAATCTTGCTATCATGTATCTCGGATTAAAGTTACTCATTTGTGTGGATGCTTTAAAGGATATGGTGCAAATAGAAAAGTTCGTACACAATATATTATTCTAAGCTGTGACTATGGTAGATCTATGAGTGAATACAAATGACTCCCCATGTCCTTTGTATTGTTGAAGTGTATAACCATCTCATCTAAGAATTTAAGTTATTGGAAAAAACTTCTTTTTTAATTACTTCATATTATATCTACACATGCTACTCATAGGAAAAAGGCAATGTCATTTTGGTGCTTAGATTAAAGGAAACATATTTAAATGTGTCGTAGTATTTGAAGTTACTCAATTTTGTTATccgttgcattttttttttaaatctatttATATAACAAATCATGACGTATTTGCTCATGTTATTAATAGAGCTTCAACATGAAGTGAATAGACTTCACGTATTCAAATAATTTGACAAAAAATGTTCAAATTTCCCTTTAACTTTAGACTATGATTTATAATTACCTTCAAGCTAGAGTTGTTAGTGGTAAATGGCAAAAATGGAACTTCCTCCTAACAACAAAGTAATACGAGATCAAAAGTCAAGCAGAGTTTTAGTTAAAAttgtcccttatctatgggagtagatCTATTTTGGTCCTTTAAATAAAATCTTGAGCACTTTTAGTCTCTTAAATTTGCTAAAGTGGAGCATTGTGGTCCAACTAACAAAATGGACCAAAAAACACGACAAAAACCAACATAGAAAAATCAACCGACTTTTGAACCGACCGAAAAACCGCATAACTTGGTCTGTTTGAtccatttttctttttaaaaatgaaACAGACTGAGCTCAATCGTTATtttgcaccaaaaaaaaaaaaaaagaaaaagaaaacagctAAGCTCGGCCAATTCATAGGTCGATTTATTTAAAAAATGTGAACATAGTTTTGACCAAAAGAAGAtggagttctttttttttttttttttttttaatttttcgggTGCAAAATTGACCAAGCTCGATTGGTTTATTCAAAAAAGTTCAAAAAAGAATTAGGATCAAATCGATCGAGTCGACTGGTTTTGCGATTAGTCTGAAGGTCGATCAAATTTTGCCGTGCTTTTGGTAGTTACCATTGTAGTTTTTAAGTCCATTATGCTAGTTGGACTAAAGACGCTGCACTTTAGCAAACTTAAGGGACAAAAGATGCTCAAAGTTATAtttgaaaaatcaaaataaaCCTGCATCAATACATAAGTGACAATTTTGTCTAAAAACTCACAAAATGTTACAAGTTTAGAATAAAATAAGGATAAAATTTGAATATTTTGCCTAGATTAAATTAAATAAACCtaaaagataaaagaaaagaaaagaaaatatgaaaaaacaaggaaaatagaaaaggaaaaataTCCAAACGCAAGAGAAACCCAGGAGCCACAAACAACAAGAGGGTGACTGAGAGCAAACCAAATCAGGaaaaacacaaaagaaaataAGATTAGAGAAAATACCCTATCAAGTAATTGTTTTTCTTAGTTCTGTACATACAAAAAGTTGCAATTTTGGGTGCTCTTAAAAGGATGGCAGTAAGAACACCCATAACAGGGATAAGTATGGCTTCAGCACCCTCAATTTCATCTTGTAATAGGGTGTTTGTTGTTGTTAAGGCACCACCTTTTAGAGCTTCTTTTTTTGGTCAAGGAGGTAATGTTCTgttttactttactttactttgcATTGAACTGTGGACAAAGACATGATTTTTATTCAGTTTTATGTTATTACTGAAATTGGGGTTTCTTGATTTGCTTTATTGATGCTAAAATTTGCTAGTATTAAAAATTTCAGACCTTTATGGTCAATCCTTTATTGGGTTTGGAGGCTCCTTTTAGTTTTTACACTTATAGTTAGTGTCCAGTTTTGGTTGCTAATCTCAGACTGTAGCATTTATCAATTCACTTATGTAAAGATACAGTCTTTTAGTTTTGTACATAAAAAAAGTTGCAATTTTGGATACCCTTTTGTTTGGTTCTGTAAAAGAATGGCAGTAAGAACACCTATAACAGGGATAAGTATGGCTTCAGCACCTTCTATTTCATCTTGTAATAgggttgttgtttttgttaaagCGCCGCCTTTTAGAGCTTCTTTTTGGTCAAGGAGGTAATTTTAGTGCTTTCTGTTTTAGTTTACATTGCATTTAACCGTATACAAAGACATGATTTTTATTCAGTTTTATGATATTACTGAAATTGGGGTTTCTTGATTTGTTTTGTTGATGCTAAAATTTGCTAGTATTAAAAATTTCAGACCTTTATGTTCAATCCTTTATTGGGTTTGGAGGCTCCTTTTAGTTTTTACACTTATAGTTAGTGTCCAGTTTTGGTTGCTAATCTCAGACTGTGGCATTTATCAATTCACTTATGTAAAGATGCAGTCTTTTAGTTTTGTACATACAAAAAGTTGCAATTTTGGGTACCCTTTTGTTGGTTCTGTCAAACCAAAATGGCAATTAGAACACCTATAACAGGGATAAGTATGGCTTCAGCACCTTCTATTTCATCTTGTAATAgggttgttgtttttgttaaagCGCCGCCTTTTAGAGCTTCTTTTTGGTCAAGGAGGTAATTTTAGTGCTTTCTGTTTTAGTTTACGTTGCATTTAACCGTATACAAAGcagtgttatcaaaggcgcgctttaagcgcgcttaagccctgaagcgaggctcaaaacatgttgagcgcttcgcctcgctttatgtgcgcttcagtgtcgtcatcaaggctctaagacatacttttccttgccaatgagcctctcttgaggaggtgacactagatgattgatatttcactttatcttaatatttttacaatttctttgtccatatatttgttattcatgcttattattattaatcttggactaaacatatatatatatatatttgtatttttgcaccattgtgctttttttcattaaagcccgcgtcgcgcttaaagccccagctgatcTTAGAGGCTTTTtcgcgcttttcgcttttgataacactgataCAAAGACATGATTTTTATTCAGTTTTATGATATTACTGAAATTGGGGTTTCTTGATTTGTTTTGTTGATGCTAAAATTTGCTAGTATTGAAAATTTTTGGAGGGCCCTTTTAGTTTTTATACTTATAGTTAGTGTCCAATTTTAGTTTCTAATCTCAAACTGTGGCATTTATCAATTCACTTATGTAAAGATGCAGTCTTCTAGTGTTGTATATACACCAACAACaccatacccagtgtaatcccacaagtggggtctggggagggtaggatgtacgcagaccttatctctacctttgtgggatagagaggttgtttccgatagaccctcggctcaaaagaaatgtaACCGATGCAGGAATGTAGTAATAGTGTTGTATATATAAAAAGTTGCAATTTTGGGTGCCCTTTTGTTGGTTCTGTTAAACCAAAATGGCAATTAGAACACCTATAGCAGGGATAAGTATGGCTTCAGCACCTTCTATTTCATCTTGTAATAgggttgttgtttttgttaaagCGCCGCCTTTTAGAGTTTCTTTTATGGTCAAGGAGGTAGTTTTATTGCTTTCTGTTTTAGTTTACTTTGCATTTAACTGTTCACAAAGACATGATTTTTATTCAGTTTTATGTTATTACTGAAATTGGGGTTTCTTGATTTGCTTTACTGATGCTAAAATTTGCTAAAAGACTGCATCTTTACATTAAGCGAATTGATAAATGCCACAGTTCAAATTAGTTACTTTGCATTCAACTGTATACAAAGACATGATTTAATTCTGTTCTATGTAATTAATgaaattgggttttcttgatttgcTTTATTATTGCTAAAATTTGCTAGTATGGGATTTAATCTTGGAAATTTTAGAACTTTCTGTTCAATTCTTTACTGGGTGGAGGCCCTTTTCAGTTTTAACACTTTTGGTTACTGTGCCTTTTCCAATTTTTTGTTTCTAATGTGAACTATGGAATTTATCAATTCATTAATGTAAATATGCagccttttagtttattttatatctttaatttttgtttttgtaATGTCTGATTTGATTAGAATTTGTGAACCAGTTCTCTTATAAGATGTAGACTGTTAGAAGCTGGTTGAAGCACTGCTATTTTGTTCTATTTTGCTGCTTTGCGGTTGGTTATTCATACTTCACCAAAATGGATAGTGCAGTGGAATTTATCAATGTTAAGGTTTTTGTTTGAATGTGAATGGATGTATTTTTCATCTTTCAGTAGGATGGTGTCGATATAGACATAGGCCCTTTAGGTGCTTATGAAGTTATAAGACCATGATAATATCAAGTCTAGGCATCGATAGATTTGAGGACTTGAAGGAAGTCTCTCAACTACTCGTCGGTGTTCAGGGTGTTCCAGGATTTGTCTGGAGAAAGGGAACTTGGCTAATTGAGGTGTGAAAAAATAGCTATAGGAGATTTGCAACGTAAATGTGTTGAACTTTCTGAATGGTATAGGAAAGAGAAAATGATGTTCCACCTCGAACTCTCGTACATCTAGACTATTGATTTGGGCGACTCCGCAATTTTCTCTTAAAAAACATCTTCTAGATGGCTGTTACGCTCCCCAACTCTTCTGTTCTTTTGGTGTACCTGCATAAACATGACATACATTGATCTTGCCCTGCATGTATGTGTTATCTTTGCACTTAATCATGTTAAATTGATGCAGACATTTGCTAAAGTCATACCAGCTAAAGTAGTATTGAACAGCCTGAGAAGGAGGAACATCTTGGACTAGACAATATAGACTCAAGAAAAATCACGTTCTTTTTCTTTGGTTTATGGACTGAATAAAAGGGGATAATAATTCTTTATCAAAAACTAAAAGGGGATATGAATCCCTGGATGAGTCATTTTTTAATGTATCAGGGTCTCGTCCTGCGTTTGATTAATGTAGGGTAAAACTCCTGATAAGAAAACATGTTTAGTTAGGGTATTTGTTGTTTTGGTGATTAAAATCTTGTGGATATTAAAGGATAGCCCGGTGCAGTAAGCTCACACTAAGTGCGGGGTTGGGGAAGGGCCAGGCTACCGTGCATTTTGTGCACGTGTTGATCttccaaaattataatcttgAGAGACTCTCATCTTGATTCTTGAGGTTCTTTTTTGCTCTTCCACTTGGGATCAAGTAGCCACTTATATTAGGATAAGAAGAAACTCAGGATGACTCATCCTGGATACACTGTTTTCATTAAAAGACAGGATTATGGGATGAGCTATGTCAATGCCAATTCATCCTACTGACCAGCCCTCTACTCCCCATCTTAACTTTAGATTAGATTAAACTAGCTTTACATAGAAGACATGATTCACTCATTACAACAATGAAATATTATATAGTTACATCCTTGCTTTCATTCTTGTTAGTTGTATCCTTGCATCTGTATCAAATATTTTACCCATTTCCCTTATCGTAATTATAGATGTTATGGCAAACTCAATACTTCAGCATGCATTACTGATCAACGCCTGTGGCCTAGGCAAGTAAGGTGCTCCAAATTAACCTACACGAGTTTTAGATTCCGTTTTAAGTCAACCCACATATACCATTGATGATGTATGATTGTCATGCATTCTCATTAAGTCCTATAAAAGTCTTTGCACTTTTATCATTCTTTGCAGATGTCAACATTCTTACCATGGCTGGCCAGTCTAATAAGTCCGTTTAGAAATTTATGCGCTTTTGGCATTCTTCGAGGGTGCCATAGTGGCTAGTGGCATAGTCCCTTCTATGTCATATTTCCACTTGTGCTATAAAAATGCTGAGGTTAAGCCTCTATACAAGAAACTTTGGCTTTTACCTGTATGTAGATGTAGCTCCATTTATCTTGGGTATATAGAAGCAAATTGTTTTATAGTTAGCATTTACTCCACTGTTTTAGCATGGTTTGTTCTGAGGAGTAATTAATGTGCTGGTCAATATTCACCTTCAAATTTGGTCTTACAATCGAGAACTACTGCTCTTGATGTTTAAGCTTTATTCAGCCTTTTACTGTTTGATGAAAAACATTATTTAAGGTTGACCCAATTGGTACCGTATCAAAGCTCTATGTATACAGCGGGTGGACATTTATACTTACATATTTGACCAATAGACATAAATTGGAAGGACTAGATATTTAAGTTTTCCATCGTATACTGTTCTTCTTATGCCAAACTAGATCTAAGGTGTTCCTAGTAAACTAGCAGGTTCCTCCTCAGTTTAATCTTCTTTCATTAGTCTGCTGGAACCCCTCCCCTTCCGTAGCATTTATTTGCTGACAAATTGTATTCACTTGCAGTGGGAGCTCTAAAACTTGCTGGGCTACAGCTTTCTCGTTCTAATAGATCCAGGTGTAACAGTCATGGTGGGGGTGCCCTTGGAGCTCGTATGAATCTATTTGATCGGTTTGCTAGAGTTGTCAAGGTTATTTGGTCCATGATATTTCTCATTCATTAGGCTAGTTCTACGTTTTGTCTCCTAAGACTTGTTCTCAACTCAGATGTtattctcttttatgtgttatgtagTCATATGCAAATGCAATTATAAGCACCTTCGAAGACCCAGAGAAGATCTTGGAACAAACTGTGCTGGAAATGAATAATGATTTGATAAAGCTGCGACAAGCTACAGCACAGGTAGTCTCAGATCTTTTCCTATATATGGTTTCAGAGATAGAAGATATTGGTTCAACCTACGTAGCGCCTAATATGATTGAGATATCATAGTTAAGGAGGTGAAAAAAAGTTTGATGCTTTGCCTTTCTCTGAAGGTCTTGGCTTCACAGAAGCAGTTGGAAAACAAGTATAAAACTGCACAACAAGCTTCTGAAGATTGGTAAGTGCTAGGGAAATCTAGCTCGTCCTGTTTGTATTAGCTGTGGTTTAATTTTGCTTCAATCCTAGGTATCGTAGAGCCCAGCTTGCTCTTGGAAAGGGGGAGGAAGACCTTGCTCGTGAAGCTCTCAAAAGAAGAAAATCTTATGCTGTAAGGCAAATTTTTTGTGGGAAAGTTTTCAAGAGTTCAGTTGGTTACTATATAGTGTTTAATTAAAACGGTGTTCTCGTGGAATTGGAAGTTATCTTATCATTCCGGTTACTGGGAATTTTATATTGCCCTCAtttgatttttcatttttttgtgttCATTTTAATATTTAGATGTCCTCGATATCATATAAGAATAGAGCAGAGTTGACCTAG from Lycium barbarum isolate Lr01 chromosome 10, ASM1917538v2, whole genome shotgun sequence includes:
- the LOC132613676 gene encoding membrane-associated protein VIPP1, chloroplastic isoform X1, whose protein sequence is MAVRTPITGISMASAPSISSCNRVFVVVKAPPFRASFFGQGVGALKLAGLQLSRSNRSRCNSHGGGALGARMNLFDRFARVVKSYANAIISTFEDPEKILEQTVLEMNNDLIKLRQATAQVLASQKQLENKYKTAQQASEDWYRRAQLALGKGEEDLAREALKRRKSYADNANALKTQLEQQKTVVDNLVSNTRLLESKIQEAKSKKDTLKARAQSAKTATKVSEMLGNVNTSSALSAFERMEEKVLTMESQADALNQLTSDELEGKFALLETSSVDDDLASLKKELTGSSKKGDLPPGRTPVSSLQFQDSEIEKELNDLRRRANDF